One Phyllostomus discolor isolate MPI-MPIP mPhyDis1 chromosome 10, mPhyDis1.pri.v3, whole genome shotgun sequence genomic window carries:
- the LOC114507848 gene encoding olfactory receptor 13-like, with product MGGNQTSVTEFLLVGFPLSPRMQLLLFGLFSVFYAFTLLGNGVILGLISLDSKLHTPMYFFLSQLATVDIAYACNTVPQMLVNLLSPAQPISFAGCVTQTFLFLTFALTECLLLVAMSYDRYVAICLPLRYSTIMSWRVCVTLAVASWTSGLLLALVHLLLLLPLPFCGPQQVNHFFCEILAVLKLACADTHLNKVMVLAGAVSVLVGPLSAVVVSYSHILWTALRIQSAEGRQKAFSTCSSHLCVVGLFYGTAMIMYVGPQHGDPQEQKKYLLLFHSLFNPMLNPLIYSLRNREVNAALRRRLGKGRPS from the coding sequence ATGGGGGGCAACCAGACTTCTGTCACAGAGTTCCTCCTGGTGGGATTCCCGCTCAGCCCGAGAATGCAGCTGCTCCTGTTTGGGCTCTTCTCCGTGTTCTATGCCTTCACCCTGCTGGGCAATGGGGTCATCCTGGGGCTCATCTCACTGGACTCCAAactgcacacccccatgtacttcttcctctcccagctGGCCACTGTCGACATAGCCTATGCCTGCAACACAGTGCCCCAGATGCTGGTCAACCtcctgagcccagcccagcccatctcCTTTGCTGGCTGCGTGACACAGACCTTTCTCTTCTTGACTTTTGCTCTCACTGAATGTCTTCTCCTGGTGGCGATGTCCTATGATCGGTACGTGGCCATCTGCCTGCCCCTTCGGTATTCTACCATCATGAGCTGGAGAGTCTGCGTCACCCTGGCagtggcttcctggacttcaggACTCCTTCTGGCCCTGGTACATCTGTTGTTACTCTTACCATTGCCCTTCTGTGGTCCCCAGCAAGTGAAccactttttctgtgaaattctAGCTGTTCTCAAACTCGCCTGTGCCGATACCCACCTTAACAAGGTTATGGTTTTGGCTGGGGCAGTGTCAGTGCTGGTGGGACCACTGTCCGCAGTTGTGGTCTCCTACAGTCACATACTGTGGACGGCCCTGAGGATCCAGTCAGCAGAGGGACGCCAGAAAGctttctccacctgctcctcccacctctgtgtggTGGGGCTCTTTTATGGCACAGCCATGATCATGTATGTTGGACCCCAACATGGGGACCCCCAGGAGCAGAAGAAATACCTCCTCCTGTTTCACAGCCTCTTCAATCCCATGCTGAATCCCCTGatctacagtctgaggaacagGGAAGTCAACGCTGCTCtgagaaggaggctgggaaaggggagaCCTTCATGA
- the LOC114507860 gene encoding olfactory receptor 2A25-like, which yields MGGNQTSVTEFLLVGFPLSPRMQLLLFGLFSVFYAFTLLGNGVILGLISLDSKLHTPMYFFLSQLATVDIAYACNTVPQMLVNLLSPAQPISFAGCLTQTFLFLIFAHTECLLLVVMSYDRYVAVCLPLRYSTIMSWRVCITLAVASWTLGFLLALVHMVLLLLLPFCGPQNVNHFLCELLAVLKLACADTHLNEVVIVAVGMLVLVGPVSAIVVSYGHILCAVQKIQSAEGRWKAFSTCSSHLCVVGLFYGPPIIMYIGPQHGDPQEKKKYLLLFHSLFNPMLNPLIYSLRNREVSAALRRRLGKGRPS from the coding sequence ATGGGGGGCAACCAGACTTCTGTCACAGAGTTCCTCCTGGTGGGATTCCCGCTCAGCCCAAGGATGCAGCTGCTCCTGTTTGGGCTCTTCTCCGTGTTCTATGCCTTCACCCTGCTGGGCAACGGGGTCATCCTGGGGCTCATCTCACTGGACTCCAAactgcacacccccatgtacttcttcctttcccaacTGGCCACTGTCGACATAGCCTATGCCTGCAACACAGTGCCCCAGATGCTGGTCAACCtcctgagcccagcccagcccatctcCTTTGCTGGCTGCTTGACACAGACCTTTCTCTTCTTGATTTTTGCTCACACTGAATGTCTTCTCCTGGTGGTGATGTCCTATGATCGGTACGTAgctgtctgtctcccccttcgGTATTCTACCATCATGAGCTGGAGAGTCTGCATCACCCTGGCAGTGGCTTCCTGGACTTTAGGGTTCCTCCTGGCCCTAGTACATATGGTGTTACTCTTACTGTTGCCCTTCTGTGGGCCCCAAAATGTGAATCACTTTTTGTGTGAACTTCTAGCTGTTCTTAAACTTGCCTGTGCTGATACCCACCTTAACGAGGTTGTGATTGTGGCTGTGGGAATGTTGGTGCTGGTGGGACCAGTTTCTGCAATTGTGGTCTCCTATGGTCATATTCTATGTGCTGTCCAGAAGATCCAGTCAGCAGAGGGGCGCTGGAAAGctttctccacctgctcctcccacctctgtgtggTGGGGCTCTTTTATGGGCCTCCCATTATCATGTATATTGGACCCCAACATGGGGACCCTCAAGAGAAGAAGAAGTACCTCCTCCTGTTTCACAGCCTCTTCAATCCCATGCTGAATCCCCTGatctacagtctgaggaacagGGAAGTCAGTGCTGCTCtgagaaggaggctgggaaaggggagaCCTTCGTGA